A part of Methanocorpusculum vombati genomic DNA contains:
- a CDS encoding CDP-2,3-bis-(O-geranylgeranyl)-sn-glycerol synthase: MIVETILAVLLTFIAAFWIMVPAYVANAGAVPFGGGTPVDFWKCAKDGRRYLGDGKTWRGLIGGIGVGVLFGLLQIFLAQTFHWDWLPQHTIVTITALAAGALLGDMVKSFFKRRAGKDRGEKWPIADMYDLVAGSLVLLAVFAWPWMMEYITVWIFIAILIWTPLLHRGANIIGYLIGIKQVPW; encoded by the coding sequence ATGATTGTGGAGACCATTCTTGCGGTTTTGCTGACGTTCATTGCAGCGTTCTGGATAATGGTGCCTGCATACGTTGCAAATGCGGGCGCGGTTCCGTTTGGCGGCGGTACCCCGGTTGACTTTTGGAAATGCGCAAAAGACGGGCGCAGATACCTCGGAGACGGGAAAACATGGCGCGGACTCATCGGAGGTATCGGTGTCGGAGTTCTGTTCGGACTCCTGCAGATATTCCTTGCACAGACATTTCACTGGGACTGGCTGCCGCAGCACACTATCGTAACCATAACGGCCCTTGCCGCCGGTGCGCTTCTTGGCGACATGGTAAAGAGTTTTTTTAAACGCCGCGCAGGAAAAGACCGCGGGGAGAAATGGCCGATCGCAGATATGTACGATCTGGTAGCAGGATCTCTTGTGCTCCTGGCAGTCTTTGCCTGGCCGTGGATGATGGAGTATATCACCGTGTGGATCTTTATTGCAATCCTCATCTGGACGCCGCTTCTCCACCGCGGCGCAAATATTATCGGGTATCTGATCGGTATCAA